The Gemmatimonadaceae bacterium DNA window CTGGGCGCACGAACCGGACGCGGTTCAGCCCGTAGTTGATACCCATCCGCACTCCGCCGACAGACATCGCCAGCTTGCCGAGTTCGCTCAACAGCGAGAGGGTCAGGAAGCCGTGCGCGATTGTCTCTTTGAATGGTGACTCACGGGCGGCGCGCTCCTGGTCTGTGTGAATCCACTGCCGG harbors:
- a CDS encoding MaoC family dehydratase, translated to RQWIHTDQERAARESPFKETIAHGFLTLSLLSELGKLAMSVGGVRMGINYGLNRVRFVRPVPAQSRIRGRFTLVALKEIKGGVQATWGVTVERDGGDRPCCVAEWLVRYYV